A stretch of the Candidatus Rokuibacteriota bacterium genome encodes the following:
- a CDS encoding type II secretion system protein GspG: protein AIIGILAAIAIPLYANIQARARIAKAQADARTLASAVSMYSAHMGSLPSLLADLNSASTNAAGQSAGPFMPSTPAPPAGWSSYAYSSTAAGTFTISATGDSTTVSLP from the coding sequence CGCCATCATCGGCATCCTCGCCGCCATCGCCATCCCGCTCTACGCCAACATCCAGGCGCGGGCGCGGATCGCCAAGGCCCAGGCCGATGCCCGCACCCTCGCCTCCGCCGTGAGCATGTACTCGGCCCACATGGGCTCGCTTCCGTCCCTCCTCGCGGACCTCAACTCCGCCTCCACCAACGCGGCGGGCCAGTCCGCGGGCCCCTTCATGCCATCGACGCCCGCCCCGCCGGCGGGCTGGAGCAGCTACGCCTACAGCTCCACGGCCGCGGGCACCTTCACCATCTCCGCGACAGGCGACAGCACCACCGTCAGCCTGCCGTAG
- a CDS encoding tetratricopeptide repeat protein codes for MAVLRQPLLLLLLLGAVAFSGVPGFDLVWDDRHFLLYSGTLTHGSPVALFSSGFGLDGAGSGYYRPLVTLTFFLEHRLFGASPSGYHVMNVLYHLAAALALVWAGARLLGRREAAWLAGLVFVLHPIHTESVAFVSGRTDILATLFFLLAVGCYMRWAGGRPPWALPALLCFALALLAKEPAIALPAVLLAWELTLARAERGAAAPARIAARLLPFVLMAAAYLGVRQWALGSMPGLPAGQESLAARTAAGAEALGRYLLLLVAPYPPTPDIVLDPATWSSRATAAGLASLLLVGTGAVLAWRHSRLPAFLTLWFLLTLLPATPFVPWGPVQMAERFLYLPSAAFALCLGWGGGRWLPSRAALHGQLAARQGLAACAAAALFLLALGLTLYRNEDWRDSERLFTRMASSSPHSWKAAVNLGHVYQQRDDLLLAAAEFRRALALRPDLPSALMGLAVVESRLGIHGEAIRLGRRAQAAAPGSDLMDLQLALIHSNAGDHAAAAERFAEAVRKGPRRPDARFHLALELARAGREAEARAVLRDAEAFSRSLGLPPSAAGSAADLARARLRETPTP; via the coding sequence ATGGCTGTCCTGCGGCAACCGCTCCTGCTCCTCCTGCTGCTGGGCGCGGTGGCCTTCTCCGGGGTCCCCGGGTTCGATCTCGTCTGGGACGACCGGCACTTCCTCCTGTACAGCGGGACCTTGACTCACGGGTCGCCCGTCGCACTCTTCAGCTCCGGCTTCGGACTCGACGGGGCGGGCAGCGGCTACTACCGCCCGCTGGTGACGCTCACCTTCTTCCTCGAGCATCGCCTCTTCGGCGCAAGTCCCTCGGGCTATCACGTGATGAACGTCCTCTACCACCTGGCGGCGGCGCTGGCACTGGTCTGGGCCGGCGCGAGGCTCCTGGGTCGTCGCGAGGCAGCCTGGCTCGCCGGCCTGGTGTTCGTCCTCCACCCGATCCACACGGAGTCGGTGGCCTTCGTGTCCGGGCGCACCGACATCCTGGCGACGCTCTTCTTCCTCCTGGCTGTCGGCTGCTACATGCGCTGGGCCGGCGGGCGCCCGCCGTGGGCGCTGCCAGCGCTCCTGTGCTTCGCTCTGGCGCTCCTCGCCAAGGAGCCCGCCATCGCGCTCCCGGCGGTGCTGCTGGCCTGGGAGCTGACCCTGGCTCGCGCCGAGCGCGGTGCCGCCGCGCCCGCCCGGATCGCCGCCCGCCTTCTCCCATTCGTGCTCATGGCAGCCGCGTATCTCGGCGTGAGGCAGTGGGCGCTGGGATCCATGCCCGGGCTGCCCGCCGGCCAGGAAAGCCTCGCTGCGCGGACGGCGGCTGGCGCGGAAGCTCTCGGCCGCTACCTGCTCCTCCTGGTGGCCCCCTACCCGCCCACCCCCGACATCGTGCTCGATCCCGCCACCTGGTCGTCCCGCGCCACTGCCGCCGGGCTCGCGAGCCTGCTCCTCGTGGGAACAGGGGCCGTGCTTGCCTGGCGGCACTCGAGGTTGCCCGCTTTCCTGACCTTGTGGTTTCTCCTGACGCTCCTGCCGGCCACCCCCTTCGTGCCGTGGGGGCCCGTGCAGATGGCCGAGCGGTTCCTCTACCTGCCCTCGGCGGCCTTCGCACTTTGCCTGGGCTGGGGGGGCGGGCGCTGGCTCCCGTCCCGCGCCGCCCTCCACGGCCAGCTCGCTGCCCGGCAGGGGCTGGCTGCCTGCGCGGCCGCGGCGCTCTTCCTCCTGGCTCTGGGTCTCACCCTGTACCGCAACGAGGACTGGCGCGACTCGGAACGGCTGTTCACGCGCATGGCCAGCTCGTCACCGCACTCGTGGAAGGCGGCGGTGAACCTCGGCCATGTCTATCAGCAGCGGGACGATCTCCTGCTTGCCGCCGCTGAGTTCAGGAGGGCCCTGGCGCTCCGGCCCGATCTTCCCTCGGCGCTCATGGGGCTCGCAGTGGTGGAGAGCCGGCTCGGCATCCACGGCGAGGCCATCCGGCTGGGACGGCGCGCGCAGGCGGCCGCCCCGGGAAGCGACCTGATGGACCTGCAACTCGCCCTGATCCACAGCAACGCGGGCGATCACGCGGCCGCGGCAGAGCGGTTCGCCGAGGCGGTGCGCAAGGGCCCGCGCCGCCCGGACGCGCGGTTCCACCTGGCCCTGGAGTTGGCACGGGCCGGGCGAGAGGCCGAGGCCCGTGCAGTCCTCCGGGACGCCGAAGCCTTCTCGCGGAGCCTCGGGCTGCCCCCATCGGCCGCTGGCAGCGCTGCCGACCTGGCTCGCGCGCGCCTCCGCGAGACCCCCACCCCATGA
- a CDS encoding glycosyltransferase family 39 protein — MSLGVALAVVLGYAATLSYDFVWDDTLLIQRSWHLHQWRSLPAVLGSHFWAEVQEASHYYRPLVMLSFFLDVQLWGLNPAGFHLTNVLAHLATSLAVLALGRRLTGSHWAGGIAGVAFALHPLHSESVAFISGRTDILATLFFLLALLSYAAWRDSGRHLQYALSLAAFFLALMAKEVAITLPAILVLYDRVAGGNSTSLRGRRRAALRYAGYGAVMILYAGLRLGALGRTLDADPDRWGNLGTRLLTTLDIVASYARLTVIPYPANAYPLIVPVTFPGSTGFWLAMALLAVALGLTAWALRHSPVLGFGALWFWITLLPFVGVNLLPLSTAIMAERFLYLPTVGFCLVLAMIFWRLLGSGALSASSQLRPAPALALAGTVLLYALLTLWRNEDWKDDYRLYSRMVEASPHAALPHVNLAYTQLPRGEIGAADAHLREAARLMPRNPRALVGLGLTRTLLGGPEAGLHYALEAQALAPRNFHILATLGSIYLYRDEPTRAVAHLEDSLRLNPHQVHATLNLALAFFRLERQSEAEAALVRAADLARLMSPGLPLVDRVTAEIHAGRDPARARAAWERYIARLRAAGELVPTQQADLAYAEGQLARLLGGGR, encoded by the coding sequence GTGTCGCTCGGCGTAGCGCTGGCGGTAGTCCTCGGCTATGCCGCCACGCTCAGCTACGATTTCGTGTGGGACGACACGCTCCTGATCCAGCGCAGCTGGCACCTGCACCAGTGGAGGTCGCTCCCCGCGGTCCTCGGCTCTCACTTCTGGGCCGAGGTCCAGGAGGCGAGCCACTACTACCGACCGCTCGTGATGCTGAGCTTCTTCCTCGATGTCCAGCTCTGGGGGCTCAACCCGGCGGGCTTCCACCTGACGAACGTGCTGGCCCACCTGGCGACGTCCCTGGCCGTGCTGGCGCTCGGCCGCAGACTCACGGGCAGTCACTGGGCCGGAGGGATCGCCGGGGTCGCCTTCGCGCTGCACCCGCTCCACTCGGAGTCTGTCGCCTTCATCTCCGGGCGCACGGATATCCTGGCGACCCTCTTCTTCCTCCTGGCGCTGCTCAGCTACGCGGCCTGGCGGGACTCGGGCCGGCACCTCCAGTACGCGCTGTCCCTCGCGGCGTTCTTCCTGGCGCTCATGGCCAAGGAGGTGGCCATCACCCTGCCCGCGATCCTGGTCCTCTACGACCGGGTTGCCGGCGGCAATTCCACGAGCCTGCGCGGCAGGCGCCGGGCGGCGCTTCGCTATGCCGGGTACGGGGCCGTGATGATCCTCTACGCGGGACTCCGCCTGGGCGCGCTCGGTCGGACGCTGGACGCGGACCCGGACCGCTGGGGTAACCTGGGCACCCGCCTCCTCACCACCCTCGACATCGTCGCCTCCTACGCGCGCCTCACCGTCATCCCCTATCCCGCGAATGCCTATCCGCTCATCGTGCCGGTGACCTTCCCGGGAAGCACCGGCTTCTGGCTGGCCATGGCACTTCTGGCCGTGGCGCTGGGGCTCACGGCGTGGGCGCTGCGCCACTCGCCTGTGCTGGGCTTCGGCGCCCTCTGGTTCTGGATCACGCTGCTCCCCTTCGTGGGCGTGAACCTCCTGCCCCTGTCCACGGCCATCATGGCGGAGCGCTTCCTCTACCTGCCGACCGTCGGGTTCTGTCTGGTCCTGGCCATGATCTTCTGGCGGCTGCTGGGCTCTGGGGCGCTCTCGGCCTCGAGCCAGCTTCGCCCCGCCCCGGCGCTGGCGCTGGCGGGAACCGTGCTGCTCTACGCGCTCCTCACGCTGTGGCGCAACGAGGACTGGAAGGACGACTACCGTCTGTACTCGCGCATGGTCGAGGCCTCCCCCCACGCCGCCCTGCCGCACGTGAACCTGGCCTACACACAATTGCCGCGGGGGGAGATCGGGGCGGCCGACGCCCATCTGCGAGAGGCCGCGAGGCTCATGCCCCGAAACCCCCGGGCCCTGGTGGGACTGGGACTCACCCGGACCCTGCTCGGCGGCCCGGAGGCGGGCCTTCACTACGCCCTCGAGGCCCAGGCCCTGGCGCCGCGGAATTTCCACATCCTTGCCACGCTGGGCTCCATCTACCTCTACCGGGACGAGCCCACCCGCGCGGTCGCCCACCTGGAGGACTCGCTCCGCCTGAACCCCCATCAGGTGCATGCGACGCTCAACCTGGCTCTGGCCTTCTTCAGGCTCGAGCGGCAGAGCGAGGCTGAAGCCGCCCTCGTGCGCGCAGCCGACCTGGCCCGGCTCATGAGCCCCGGGCTCCCGCTGGTGGACCGGGTCACGGCCGAGATCCACGCCGGGCGCGATCCAGCACGCGCCCGCGCAGCGTGGGAGCGGTACATCGCCCGCCTGCGCGCTGCGGGCGAGCTCGTTCCAACCCAGCAGGCCGACCTCGCCTACGCCGAGGGCCAGTTGGCGAGGCTCCTCGGAGGCGGGCGATGA
- a CDS encoding prepilin peptidase translates to MTAPGGPVAPVLLFVAGLFVGSFLNVVIARLPERRSIVTPRSACLRCGAPIPWHDNVPLLSFALLRGRCRRCRARISWRYPVVEAATGCLFALALWRRGLSLDLVSALVLLAALVAVTGIDLDHQIIPDVITLPGIAAGLAWSLATGHPRWLDAIVGAAVGGGLFCLIIVASGGGMGGGDMKLGAMLGAFLGWQLLLVGVMVSVLAGGVVAITLLALGRRGRKDAVPFGPFLALGGSVALLWGEGILRWYLTAFVR, encoded by the coding sequence ATGACAGCGCCGGGCGGGCCCGTCGCTCCTGTCCTCCTCTTCGTCGCCGGCCTCTTCGTGGGCAGCTTCCTCAACGTCGTGATCGCTCGGCTCCCCGAGCGCCGGAGCATCGTCACCCCGCGCTCGGCCTGTCTACGCTGCGGGGCCCCCATCCCGTGGCACGACAATGTCCCGCTGCTCTCCTTCGCCCTGCTGAGAGGGCGCTGCCGCCGCTGCCGGGCCCGGATCTCGTGGCGCTATCCCGTCGTGGAGGCCGCCACCGGCTGCCTCTTCGCGCTGGCGCTGTGGCGGCGCGGGCTCTCGCTGGATCTCGTGAGCGCGCTCGTCCTGCTGGCCGCGCTCGTGGCCGTCACGGGCATCGACCTGGACCACCAGATCATCCCGGACGTCATCACGCTGCCTGGCATCGCAGCCGGGCTCGCCTGGAGCCTCGCCACGGGGCACCCTCGCTGGCTCGACGCCATCGTCGGGGCCGCTGTGGGTGGCGGGCTCTTCTGTCTGATCATCGTCGCCAGCGGCGGCGGCATGGGTGGAGGAGACATGAAGCTCGGCGCCATGCTCGGTGCCTTCCTGGGCTGGCAGCTCCTCCTCGTCGGCGTCATGGTTTCCGTGCTGGCTGGCGGCGTCGTCGCCATCACGCTGCTCGCGCTCGGGCGCCGGGGTCGCAAGGACGCCGTGCCCTTCGGACCGTTTCTCGCGCTGGGCGGCAGCGTCGCGCTCCTCTGGGGCGAGGGGATCCTCCGCTGGTACCTGACCGCGTTCGTGCGTTGA
- a CDS encoding GspH/FimT family pseudopilin, with amino-acid sequence MVPRRSERLTAQAGFSLAELLVVIAVIGILAALTAPFFISYYQSAALKAAAEELVTFLNQGRQIAIKENQTVCVHTTSGAIHLHVNGCSGSTWVGPGTDASGNWKVPQGFTLASTAEPQFSYLGAAAPAATYTVTNSANGRTLSVTVSASGRVNVGP; translated from the coding sequence ATGGTCCCTCGACGCTCCGAGAGACTGACGGCGCAAGCGGGGTTCAGCCTGGCCGAGCTGCTCGTGGTCATCGCCGTCATCGGTATTCTCGCCGCCCTGACGGCGCCGTTCTTCATCAGCTACTACCAGAGCGCGGCGCTGAAGGCCGCGGCGGAAGAGCTCGTGACCTTCCTCAACCAGGGACGCCAGATCGCCATCAAGGAGAACCAGACGGTCTGCGTCCACACCACGTCGGGCGCGATCCACCTGCACGTCAACGGCTGCAGCGGAAGCACCTGGGTCGGCCCGGGCACCGACGCGTCAGGCAACTGGAAGGTCCCGCAGGGCTTCACGCTCGCCAGCACGGCGGAACCCCAGTTCAGCTACCTCGGGGCGGCCGCGCCCGCCGCCACCTACACCGTGACGAACAGCGCCAACGGCAGGACGCTCTCGGTGACCGTGTCGGCCTCGGGCAGGGTCAACGTCGGGCCCTGA
- a CDS encoding type II secretion system protein has translation MRRLVENQRGMTLAEILVAIAIIGVGLAALAAAIPLSGYGIQEGSQLSTATFLATERLEQAKNASWTETPAVDNLGVSSGDAAPQSGGTTTFPDETAVAAPYTAYSRKVRITDCGLGGGCAGITDANLRQATVTVTYRPLTGVGQSPATKSATVTMLIARR, from the coding sequence ATGCGGCGGCTCGTCGAGAACCAGCGGGGCATGACCCTCGCGGAGATCCTCGTCGCGATCGCCATCATCGGCGTGGGGCTCGCGGCGCTGGCCGCCGCCATTCCCCTCTCGGGCTACGGCATCCAGGAAGGAAGCCAGCTGTCCACCGCGACCTTCCTCGCCACCGAGCGGCTCGAGCAGGCGAAGAACGCCAGTTGGACCGAGACTCCCGCGGTGGATAACCTCGGCGTGTCGTCGGGCGATGCGGCGCCCCAGAGCGGCGGGACCACCACCTTCCCCGACGAGACTGCGGTGGCGGCACCGTACACGGCCTACAGCCGCAAGGTGCGCATCACCGACTGCGGGTTGGGCGGCGGCTGTGCGGGCATCACGGACGCCAACCTGCGCCAGGCCACGGTGACGGTGACCTACCGGCCGCTGACGGGTGTGGGGCAGAGCCCGGCCACCAAGTCGGCGACGGTGACCATGCTGATCGCCAGGCGGTGA
- a CDS encoding prepilin-type N-terminal cleavage/methylation domain-containing protein, with translation MPRMLRDQRGFTLTELLVVTAVLAVVLGAVILIQQKGQEAYIMGSNRVETQQNARVALELMTRELRSATAVTAIPSGTDMTFADQNGVSVRYQVTGGNLTRTAAGTTTTLIGGVQALTLTYYSAYDGQTGTGTTTGTASAVKVIKLNLETRTEEGAGAGSFANQYAKMESMVRLRNL, from the coding sequence ATGCCGAGGATGCTCCGGGACCAGCGCGGCTTCACCCTCACCGAGCTGCTCGTGGTGACGGCAGTGCTCGCCGTCGTGCTGGGCGCCGTGATCCTGATCCAGCAGAAGGGGCAGGAGGCCTACATCATGGGCTCGAACCGGGTGGAGACCCAGCAGAACGCCCGGGTGGCGCTGGAGCTCATGACGCGGGAGCTGCGGTCGGCGACGGCTGTCACCGCGATCCCGAGCGGCACCGACATGACCTTCGCGGACCAGAACGGGGTCTCCGTGCGGTACCAGGTCACCGGCGGCAACCTGACCCGGACGGCGGCGGGCACGACGACGACGCTCATCGGCGGCGTGCAGGCCCTGACCCTGACCTACTACTCGGCCTACGACGGTCAGACCGGCACCGGCACGACCACGGGGACGGCCTCCGCCGTCAAGGTCATCAAGCTCAATCTCGAGACGAGGACGGAGGAAGGCGCCGGCGCCGGCTCCTTCGCGAACCAGTACGCGAAGATGGAGTCGATGGTCCGGCTCCGGAACCTGTGA